A single genomic interval of Gossypium raimondii isolate GPD5lz chromosome 11, ASM2569854v1, whole genome shotgun sequence harbors:
- the LOC105801122 gene encoding uncharacterized protein LOC105801122, whose product MPLEQEIGDVEGIHKLKEVISDLHYRNPMDVEQILNYPRENESLMESPMDEEIIQGVMDVPANDEQNLDDSGVLPHVSPKEAFLAVDTLKNYLIQHEKNIPDLVYSLLKVKDEIVFDLHAKKK is encoded by the coding sequence ATGCCTCTCGAACAAGAGATTGGTGATGTTGAAGGcattcataaattaaaagaagtaATTTCTGATTTACACTATAGAAATCCCATGGATGTTGAGCAGATTTTGAATTATCCAagagaaaatgaatctttgatGGAGTCACCTATGGATGAAGAAATTATTCAAGGAGTAATGGATGTGCCAGCTAATGACGAGCAAAATCTAGATGATAGTGGTGTTTTACCACATGTTTCTCCAAAAGAGGCTTTTCTAGCTGTGGATAccttgaaaaattatttaatacaacACGAGAAGAATATACCAGATTTGGTTTATTCTCTTCTAAAAGTTAAAGATGAAATTGTATTTGATTTACATGCAAAGAAGAAATAG
- the LOC105804237 gene encoding PLAT domain-containing protein 3 — translation MAIPAQLILSFFLLFSFSTTALADDQDCVYSVYIRTGSIIKGGTDSIISLKLEDAYGESVEFSNLETWGGLMEPGHDYFERGNLDIFSGRGRCLDAPVCSMNLTSDGSGTGHGWYCNYVEVTMTGVHTPCSQQQFTVEQWLALDTSPYTLTANRNYCPSEIPDDQHDRKSSFTM, via the exons ATGGCGATCCCAGCGCAGTTGATACTCTCTTTCTTCCTCCTATTCTCTTTTTCGACCACCGCACTTGCC GACGATCAAGATTGTGTATATTCGGTGTACATAAGAACGGGATCTATCATCAAAGGCGGAACCGACTCCATCATCAGCCTAAAACTCGAAGATGCCTACGGCGAGTCCGTCGAGTTCAGCAACCTGGAAACATGGGGTGGGTTAATGGAGCCAGGACACGACTATTTCGAGAGGGGTAACTTGGACATTTTCTCCGGTAGGGGTCGTTGCTTGGATGCTCCTGTATGTTCCATGAACTTGACCTCGGATGGGTCGGGTACGGGCCATGGATGGTACTGTAACTACGTGGAGGTCACCATGACAGGCGTCCATACACCTTGTAGCCAGCAGCAGTTCACGGTGGAGCAATGGTTGGCGCTGGACACCTCACCCTACACCCTCACTGCCAACAGGAACTACTGTCCATCGGAGATTCCTGATGATCAGCATGATCGCAAGTCTAGCTTTACCATGTGA